In Colletotrichum higginsianum IMI 349063 chromosome 3, whole genome shotgun sequence, a genomic segment contains:
- a CDS encoding Cytochrome p450 monooxygenase has product MTWVHGRPEKCGLPVYRVFLRSLLPPFVILSDSHDTQAICMRRKGFGHGQTMEDLVTDPKPSHRVSLSIKDEWETHRRLLQDQCRPLFGKMLPRR; this is encoded by the coding sequence ATGACTTGGGTCCACGGACGGCCCGAGAAGTGCGGCTTGCCTGTGTACCGGGTCTTCCTCCGCTCGCTGTTACCACCATTCGTGATCCTGAGCGACTCCCACGATACCCAGGCCATTTGCATGCGACGCAAGGGGTTCGGTCACGGGCAAACCATGGAAGACCTCGTTACGGACCCGAAACCGAGTCATAGAGTCAGTTTGAGCATCAAAGATGAGTGGGAAACACACCGCCGGTTGCTCCAGGACCAATGTCGCCCTCTTTTTGGCAAAATGTTGCCGCGCCGGTGA
- a CDS encoding CFEM domain-containing protein: MLGQVPCVSQALNFTTCAVSNLTSACLCYDKPYISVLRSCVRAACDLDQAYREKVPFPISSFPRYGFIDMHISHLLAKNVTWTRCGFPYHHQTGTVAGRVSLVVGTALFVVVRLLAKVLRLSSWGPDDVTLMIGYFFSLGFAISKFHGSFPQISGFIVHLVADTLPGFQLGIGRDVWALSYDEITRFMQVFFAFEVIYTLSISALKASILFFYIRVFSMVSSTFTMVLWATQAFNLAFCIAFTVANLNQCRPFSNAWEAWDGKHPGYCINVYAMFISHAAINIALDVWMLVLPVTQILWLNLRKRQKAEIVAMFGLGVFITIVSAIRLRVLISLEGFKDPTYDAFYLHMWSYIELSVGVVVACLPSTRQLWRHLVPKLLRFMGLGSPLHQNQARHEDSTRRLKDILFISTTQDKAIPAEGTGSADAPSSYRTRSG, translated from the exons ATGCTCGGCCAGGTACCGTGCGTCTCGCAAGCGCTCAACTTCACCACGTGTGCCGTGTCTAACCTGACTTCGGCATGCCTGTGCTACGATAAGCCATACATTAGCGTGCTCCGTAGCTGCGTGCGCGCTGCCTGCGATCTGGATCAGGCGTATCGTGAGAAAGTTCCCTTTCCTATCTCCTCTTTCCCTCGATACGGGTTCATCGACATGCATATATCACATCTTC TTGCTAAGAACGTAACGTGGACGCGATGCGGGTTCCCATATCACCATCAGACAGGAACTGTGGCCGGCAGGGTCAGTCTGGTGGTAGGAAccgccctcttcgtcgttgtGCGGTTGCTCGCCAAGGTTCTAAGATTGTCGTCGTGGGGACCGGATGATGTGACGCTGATGATTGGATAT TTCTTCTCACTGGGGTTCGCTATCTCCAAGTTTCATGGTAGTTTCCCCCAGATTTCGGGCTTTATTGTACACCTCGTCGCTGACACCCTTCCAGGTTTCCAGCTCGGTATTGGCCGTGATGTATGGGCGCTATCATACGATGAGATAACTCGCTTCATGCAG GTCTTCTTCGCTTTCGAGGTGATCTACACCCTCAGCATCTCGGCCCTCAAGGCCTCGATCCTCTTTTTCTACATCCGCGTCTTCAGCATGGTCAGCAGCACATTCACCATGGTGCTATGGGCCACGCAGGCCTTCAACCTCGCTTTCTGCATCGCCTTCACCGTCGCGAACCTGAACCAATGCCGGCCCTTCAGTAACGCCTGGGAGGCATGGGACGGCAAACACCCGGGCTACTGCATCAACGTATACGCCATGTTCATTTCGCACGCCGCCATCAATATCGCCCTAGATGTGTGGATGCTCGTGCTGCCTGTCACACAGATCCTTTGGCTGAACTTGAGAAAGAGGCAGAAGGCGGAGATCGTGGCCATGTTCGGGCTCGGCGTGTT TATCACAATCGTCAGTGCCATTCGACTCAGGGTATTGATTAGCCTAGAGGGCTTCAAGGATCCTACTT ATGATGCTTTTTACCTCCACATGTGGTCCTACATAGAACTTTCTGTGGGAGTCGTTGTCGCTTGTCTTCCGTCCACCCGCCAGCTGTGGCGACACCTTGTGCCCAAACTCCTACGATTTATGGGACTCGGGTCGCCATTGCACCAGAACCAAGCACGGCACGAAGACTCGACCAGAAGGCTTAAAGACATACTCTTCATAAGCACCACACAAGATAAGGCGATTCCGGCAGAGGGCACGGGGAGCGCGGACGCGCCATCGTCGTATCGCACCCGGTCAGGTTGA